In one window of Gossypium arboreum isolate Shixiya-1 chromosome 4, ASM2569848v2, whole genome shotgun sequence DNA:
- the LOC108459184 gene encoding uncharacterized protein LOC108459184 has translation MTYRLAQWDFPYKGDHYKKKVRELLDAWKQTRWMKRLVVGSMVTPEYNGWFRKKVNDNLPRPNLEDTRPMVEQLQIALSELEIIKQDFEKKSSELGKKIEQLEEEKMHLRLDIDVQRSEAKKWRKGKSKAEEDLDSLKTDNKKLRLSMRTAGLGKTFEQWRHKIRDEKTKADRWERKFREAQVRNEDLEKSLLESKSERGELRARVVELEKSLHQYRSRNTVMELRASLSKFFEASEERWKEQLHHAQDQVRNRDYIMGEAITQIREVADYLQALAVQADILRVKYELESDRGQELASNLETNKNQPTTYPYGTRKMTKSMDKRLEKLEQMQKDMQEQM, from the exons ATGACTTACCGGCTGGCTCAGTGGGATTTCCCATATAAAGGTGACCACTATAAGAAGAAAGTTCGGGAACTATTagatgcttggaagcaaactcGCTGGATGAAGAGGTTGGTTGTTGGTTCCATGGTGACTCCTGAATATAATGGATGGTTTAGGAAGAAGGTCAATGATAATCTTCCTAGGCCAAATTTGGAAGATACTCGACCTATGGTGGAACAATTACAAATCGCCCTGtcagagttggaaattataaagcaaGACTTCGAGAAGAAGAGTTCTGAGCTTGGGAAAAAGATCGAACAATTGGAGGAAGAAAAGATGCATCTGAGATTAGACATAGACGTTCAGAGATCAGAGGCTAAGAAGTGGAGAAAAGGGAAAAGTAAGGCCGAAGAAGATCTAGACAGCTTGAAGACAGATAATAAGAAGTTACGCCTGTCTATGAGGACTGCGGGGTTAGGTAAAACTTTCGAACAATGGCGCCATAAAATTCGAGATGAAAAGACCAAAGCCGACCGATGGGAAAGGAAATTCCGAGAGGCTCAGGTACGAAATGAGGATTTAGAGAAGAGTCTATTAGAAAGCAAAAGTGAACGAGGTGAATTGAGGGCTAGAGTGGTAGAACTCGAGAAGTCTCTTCATCAATACCGAAGCCGTAATACCGTAATGGAGTTGAGGGCAAGCTTGAGTAAG TTTTTCGAGGCAAGTGAGGAGCGTTGGAAGGAGCAGCTTCACCATGCGCAAGACCAAGTTAGAAACAGGGATTACAttatgggggaagccataacccAGATTCGGGAGGTAGCCGATTACTTGCAAGCTTTAGCAGTACAGGCAGACATACTGAGGGTGAAGTACGAGTTGGAGTCAGATCGGGGGCAGGAGCTAGCCTC taatctAGAAACCAACAAAAACCAACCAACTACGTACCCCTACGGTACAAGGAAAATGACCAAGTCAATGGATAAAAGACTTGAGAAattggagcaaatgcaaaaggacatgCAGGAACAAATGTAG